The proteins below come from a single Triplophysa rosa linkage group LG12, Trosa_1v2, whole genome shotgun sequence genomic window:
- the LOC130562941 gene encoding extracellular calcium-sensing receptor-like, with the protein MFGMLIFTYTLLLFYHFYANAENTLCRAMGDPKYPLLYKDGDITIGGLFAIHRQETLSSSEFTKKTQLLSCSSVNLRDFRMAQIMTFAIEEINKSGTLLPNISIGYRIYDTCGSRMSSMSANMAVMNGEQFAAEDKCNGETIHAVIGDTESSTTVTLSRTTGPFKIPVISPLAACECLSNRKDYPSFFRTIASDYHYSEALAYIVKHFGWSWIGAVNSDNDYGNYGMATFLKIAQEEGICVEYSVKFYRTEPERIKKIVDVIKQGTAKVIVAFISFLDMGLLIDQLSTQNITGFQIIGSEAWITAKDYITPSSFRVLGGSLGFAIKKIHIEGFSDYVIKAFWDTAFPCSQRKYNSSQTELNCIINQDLLVLKNYNKDVPDQRYSSNVYKAVYAVAYALHNLLKCKEQEECKKSLPIQPHQIVEGLKNVNFTIKTGDHVWFNSTGATLPQYELLNWQQDSDGSFQFKTVGYYDASLPPDQRFVPDNNNIIWARGQLQKPRSVCSESCPPGTRKAVQKGRPVCCYDCIPCADGEISNETDSNNCMQCPGEFWSNTEKNKCVLKAVEFLSFTEVMGIVLVFFSLFGVGITVLVTVLFYSKKDTPIVKANNSELSFLLLFSLTLCFLCSLTFIGRPTEWSCMLRHTAFGITFVLCISCVLGKTLVVLMAFKATLPGSNVMKWFGPIQQRLSVLAFTLIQVLICVLWLTISPPFPYKNMIYYKEKIILECSLGSTVGFWAVLGYIGLLALLCFILAFLERKLPDNFNEAKLITFSMLIFCAVWITFIPAYVSSPGKFTVAVEIFAILASSFGLLFCIFSPKCYVILFKPQQNTKLNLMGKTQTKHY; encoded by the exons ATGTTTGGGATGCTGATCTTTACATACACACTGCTGCttttctatcatttttatgcaaACGCAGAAAACACTCTTTGTCGAGCAATGGGAGACCCTAAATACCCGCTGCTGTATAAGGATGGAGACATAACAATTGGAGGACTGTTTGCAATCCACAGGCAAGAAACACTGTCTTCATCTgagttcacaaaaaaaactcAGCTTCTGTCATGCTCCAG TGTGAATCTAAGAGATTTTCGGATGGCTCAAATCATGACCTTCGCCATTGAGGAGATTAACAAAAGTGGAACATTGCTCCCAAATATTTCTATTGGCTACAGAATCTATGATACCTGTGGTTCAAGAATGTCTTCTATGAGTGCAAATATGGCGGTGATGAATGGAGAGCAGTTTGCAGCAGAGGACAAATGCAATGGAGAGACTATACATGCTGTAATAGGAGATACAGAGTCTTCAACAACAGTGACTTTGTCAAGAACCACAGGACCTTTTAAAATTCCAGTG ataagTCCCTTAGCTGCATGTGAATGTCTCAGTAATAGGAAAGATTACCCCTCATTCTTTAGAACTATTGCTAGTGATTATCACTACAGTGAAGCACTTGCATACATAGTCAAACACTTCGGCTGGTCTTGGATTGGAGCTGTGAACAGTGACAATGACTATGGAAATTATGGAATGgccacatttctgaaaatagcCCAGGAGGAGGGCATTTGTGTAGAGTACTCTGTGAAATTCTACAGAACAGAAcctgaaagaataaaaaaaattgtagatGTAATAAAACAAGGAACCGCAAAAGTGATTGTTGCATTTATTTCCTTTCTTGATATGGGATTACTAATTGACCAGTTAAGTACTCAGAACATTACAGGGTTCCAAATAATTGGTTCAGAAGCATGGATAACTGCAAAAGATTATATCACTCCAAGTAGCTTTCGTGTGCTGGGGGGATCACTTGGGTTTGctataaaaaaaatccatattGAAGGGTTTTCAGATTATGTTATCAAAGCATTCTGGGACACAGCTTTTCCATGCTCACAGAGAAAATATAATTCATCTCAAACTGAATTAAATTGCATCATAAATCAAGATCTCCTTGTGCTGAAAAATTACAACAAAGATGTACCTGACCAACGATATTCCAGTAATGTCTACAAAGCAGTGTATGCTGTGGCTTATGCACTACACAATCTGCTAAAGTGCAAAGAACAAGAAGAATGCAAGAAAAGCCTCCCAATACAACCACATCAG ATTGTTGAGGGGctgaaaaatgtcaatttcacaATAAAGACAGGAGATCATGTGTGGTTTAACAGCACTGGTGCCACTTTACCCCAGTATGAACTTTTAAACTGGCAGCAGGACTCTGATGGATCATTCCAGTTTAAAACAGTGGGTTACTATGATGCCTCACTGCCCCCTGACCAGCGCTTTGTTCCAGACAATAATAACATTATCTGGGCTCGAGGACAGCTGCAg AAGCCAAGGTCTGTGTGCAGTGAGAGTTGTCCTCCAGGCACTAGGAAGGCTGTACAGAAAGGAAGACCAGTCTGCTGTTATGACTGTATTCCATGTGCAGATGGAGAAATCAGTAATGAGACAG ATTCAAATAACTGTATGCAGTGTCCAGGGGAATTCTGGTCTaatactgaaaaaaataaatgtgtcttaAAGGCTGTAGAGTTTCTGTCATTCACAGAAGTTATGGGTATAGTGCTAGTCTTTTTCTCACTGTTTGGAGTAGGAATAACTGTTCTGGTCACAGTCCTGTTTTACAGTAAGAAGGACACCCCCATAGTAAAAGCCAACAACTCAGAGCTGAGCTTCCTGCTGCTCTTCTCATTGactctgtgttttctctgttcacTTACTTTCATTGGTCGCCCCACTGAGTGGTCCTGTATGTTACGTCACACAGCGTTTGGGATCACTTTTGTCCTCTGTATCTCTTGTGTTCTGGGTAAAACATTAGTTGTGTTAATGGCCTTCAAGGCCACACTTCCAGGAAGTAATGTCATGAAATGGTTTGGGCCTATACAACAGAGACTCAGTGTTCTTGCCTTTACACTTATACAGGTTCTTATCTGTGTGCTTTGGTTAACAATATCTCCTCCTTTTCCCtataaaaatatgatatattATAAAGAGAAGATCATTCTTGAGTGCAGTCTAGGTTCTACTGTTGGTTTCTGGGCTGTACTGGGTTATATTGGTCTACTGGCTCTCTTGTGCTTCATTCTGGCTTTTCTGGAACGGAAGCTGCCTGATAACTTCAATGAAGCTAAATTAATCACATTCAGTATGCTCATATTCTGTGCTGTGTGGATCACATTTATTCCAGCTTATGTCAGTTCTCCTGGAAAATTTACTGTAGCTGTGGAGATATTTGCCATTTTAGCCTCAAGCTTCGGTTTATTATTCTGCATATTT
- the LOC130562940 gene encoding extracellular calcium-sensing receptor-like yields the protein MLIFLHTLLLFHCPDAYAKHTLCRMMGDPTYPLLSKEGDISIGAIFAIHSKLTLPSFEFTEKPKFLTCSSVNLQDFRGAQTMIFAIDEINKSNLLLPNVSIGYRIYDSCGSRLSSMSAIMALMNGQEIAEGDKCNGHYFTNAVIGEPQSSASVILSRTTGPFKIPVISPSATCECLSNRKDYPSFFRTIASDYHQSRALAYIVKHFGWTWVGAVNSDNDYGNYGMAIFTDTAEKEGICVEYSVKFLRTDPEKLRRVVETVKLGTAKVVVAFMTSFEMYSLLEQLNIQNITGLQIIGVEAWMTSSSMIAPYSFRVLGGSLGFAVRKINIDGFSDYVIKAFWDTAFPCSQRDRNGSQYEVHCSRYQNLLAFKDNNEDVPEQRYPSNIYKAVYAVAYALHSLLKCKEQEGCEKNLTIPPEQVIEALKEINFTVKFGDRVWFDNTGSTIAQYEVVNWQQDKNGSIQFKAVGYYDASLPPDQRFVLNTENIIWAGGQLQPRSVCSESCPAGTRKAVQKGRPVCCYDCIPCADGEISNETDSNNCMQCPGEFWSNAEKNKCVLKAVEFLSFTEVMGIVLVFFSLFGVGITVLVTVLFYSKKDTPIVKANNSELSFLLLFSLTLCFLCSLTFIGRPTEWSCMLRHTAFGITFVLCISCVLGKTIVVLMAFKATLPGSNVMKWFGPVQQRLSVLAFTLIQVLICVLWLTISPPFPYKNMIYYKEKIILECSLGSTVGFWAVLGYIGLLALLCFILAFLARTLPDNFNEAKFITFSMLIFCAVWITFIPAYVSSPGKFTVAVEIFAILASSFALLFCIFIPKCYIILFKPEQNTKQHLMGKAQNKSY from the exons ATGCTTATCTTTCTCCACACACTACTGCTTTTCCATTGCCCTGATGCATATGCTAAACATACTCTTTGCCGAATGATGGGAGACCCAACATACCCGCTGCTGTCCAAGGAAGGAGACATAAGTATTGGAGCAATTTTTGCAATCCACAGTAAATTAACATTGCCTTCATTTGAGTTCACAGAAAAACCGAAGTTTCTAACATGCTCCAG tgtaaaccTACAAGATTTTCGTGGGGCTCAAACTATGATTTTTGCGATCGATGAGATCAACAAAAGTAATTTGTTGCTCCCAAATGTTTCTATTGGCTACAGAATCTATGATAGCTGTGGTTCAAGACTGTCTTCTATGAGTGCAATTATGGCATTGATGAATGGTCAAGAAATTGCAGAAGGTGACAAATGCAATGGACATTATTTCACAAATGCTGTTATAGGGGAACCACAGTCCTCTGCCTCAGTGATTCTGTCCAGAACCACAGGACCTTTTAAAATCCCAGTG ATAAGTCCTTCAGCCACATGTGAATGTCTCAGTAATAGGAAAGATTACCCCTCATTCTTCAGGACTATCGCTAGTGATTATCATCAGAGCAGAGCACTTGCATATATAGTCAAACACTTTGGCTGGACTTGGGTTGGAGCTGTGAACAGTGACAATGACTATGGAAACTATGGAATGGCCATATTTACTGATACAGCAGAGAAGGAGGGAATTTGTGTAGAGTACTCTGTGAAATTTCTGCGAACAGATCCTGAAAAATTAAGAAGAGTAGTAGAAACAGTAAAACTTGGCACTGCAAAAGTGGTTGTTGCATTTATGACTAGTTTTGAGATGTATAGTCTACTTGAACAGTTAAATATTCAGAACATTACAGGCCTCCAAATTATTGGCGTAGAGGCATGGATGACTTCAAGTAGTATGATTGCTCCATACAGTTTTCGTGTCCTGGGAGGTTCACTGGGGTTTGCAGTAAGAAAAATCAATATTGACGGATTTTCAGATTATGTTATAAAAGCATTCTGGGACACAGCTTTTCCTTGCTCACAGAGAGACAGGAATGGATCTCAATATGAAGTACATTGCAGCAGATATCAAAATCTACTTGCGTTTAAAGATAACAATGAAGATGTGCCAGAACAACGATATCCAAGCAACATCTACAAGGCAGTGTATGCTGTGGCTTATGCACTACACAGTCTGCTCAAATGCAAAGAACAAGAAGGTTGTGAAAAAAATCTGACAATACCACCAGAGCAG GTGATTGAGGCTTTGAAAGAGATAAATTTCACAGTAAAGTTTGGAGATCGTGTGTGGTTTGACAACACTGGTTCAACAATAGCCCAGTATGAAGTTGTGAACTGGCAGCAAGACAAAAATGGATCAATTCAGTTTAAAGCAGTGGGTTACTATGATGCCTCACTGCCCCCTGACCAGCGCTTTGTGCTTAACACTGAAAACATCATCTGGGCTGGAGGACAGCTGCAA CCAAGGTCTGTGTGCAGTGAGAGCTGTCCTGCAGGCACTAGGAAGGCTGTACAGAAAGGAAGACCTGTCTGCTGTTATGACTGTATTCCATGTGCAGATGGAGAAATCAGTAATGAGACAG ATTCAAATAACTGCATGCAGTGTCCAGGGGAATTCTGGTCTAATgctgagaaaaataaatgtgtcttaAAGGCTGTAGAGTTTCTGTCATTCACAGAAGTTATGGGTATAGTGCTGGTCTTTTTCTCACTGTTTGGAGTAGGAATAACTGTACTGGTCACAGTCCTGTTTTACAGTAAGAAGGACACCCCCATAGTAAAAGCCAACAACTCAGAGCTGAGCTTCCTGCTGCTCTTCTCATTGactctgtgttttctctgttcacTTACTTTCATTGGTCGCCCCACTGAGTGGTCCTGTATGTTACGTCACACAGCGTTTGGGATCACTTTTGTCCTCTGTATCTCTTGTGTTCTGGGGAAAACAATAGTTGTGTTAATGGCCTTCAAGGCCACACTTCCAGGAAGTAATGTCATGAAATGGTTTGGGCCTGTACAACAGAGACTCAGTGTTCTTGCCTTTACACTTATACAGGTTCTTATCTGTGTGCTTTGGTTAACAATATCTCCTCCTTTTCCCtataaaaatatgatatattATAAAGAGAAGATCATTCTTGAGTGCAGTCTAGGTTCTACTGTTGGTTTCTGGGCTGTACTGGGTTATATTGGTCTACTGGCTCTCTTGTGCTTCATTCTGGCTTTTCTGGCTCGGACGCTGCCTGATAACTTCAATGAAGCTAAATTCATCACATTCAGTATGCTCATATTCTGTGCTGTGTGGATCACATTTATTCCAGCTTATGTCAGTTCTCCTGGGAAATTTACTGTAGCTGTGGAGATATTTGCTATTTTAGCCTCAAGCTTTGCTTTATTATTCTGTATATTTATACCTAAATGTTACATCATCCTGTTTAAGcctgaacaaaacacaaaacaacatttgatgggaaaagcacaaaataagtcttactga